TTTGtaatattaaatataattttaCATCTTTATATTTTTCcatccttttatttatttgtatgcATACTTTTGTATCATTTTATATTTGTCAAAGCATGCAATGTCTTTAATAAAACACTAGTATAATAGTAAAATATTCTCTATGAACAAGCCAATTTCCTAACTAGATAGTCACAAGTAGGGGGATAATAAGTTTTATGGTTATAAATTGATACGTAGAAGGCAAAGGCTCATATCTCTAAGATCTTCCAGCATGTGTTATTTTTAGAGTATGGCCATACATAATGGGGGCCATGGCCATCAGATCCAAGGTTTAGATAAGCCGACCATGGATACAACATGTACTAACCATGGGCACAGTAGAGAAGTCCCCTATTAGTGAGTAATAGAGAACTCAGCTTCATAAAGTGTCAGTTTGTTTTTGTGTGTGCATGCACGCGGGCGTGTGTAAAGTAACAAACAGTTCATATAAACAAGACAGTTTCCTATTTTTCTGATCTTCAATTGGATCATTGACTCATTTTAGAGAGCACATTTTATGGCTCGACGAAGTATCTTTAGCTGTAAGTAGATTTACCTGTTGAAGAGAAGCCCGTTCTACCCGCATAGACATACCCAAAGCTCTTTGATCTAAAGTAGCATTTTCAGAAGATTCAGAATCATCAAGAGATATGAAAAGCATTGCAaaaatagattattattattattattattttttaaagctgAATGCCTAAAACAGTATTTATCAGGAAAAAACACATACGCTTCTTCCCATTAATATGGTCCAAGTAGTTGGCTGAATCCTTTACAACACATTCACAAACTGCACAGTAGTATCCAGCCTGAAAAGATAGTAAATTGAATTGCAAAATGCTGATTAAAAATGTAAGATTCAATTGAAATGTATCATAAATTCAAATAGAAAGAAATCACTATCAATTCTTTGTTGATGCTGCATACTTCAAAATAGCTGGGATTTAAGTTTTCAGTGCCCCAATATTAGAATGAGAATCAAAAGATGGATTACATGTGGTGAAAAATGGGCAGCGCAAGTACATAAGAAGCAAACGGTGAAGAAAGTACCTGTTGGCTTAAAGGTGCTATTGGAGTAACCACCTACAACATGAAACACAAAAGGTACAAATGAAGTGAGCAAAGAGCAGAAATTTGGGTTCCCTTCCTATACAAACATCTCATAACAAAATAGATAGCTGTGGCTTAATATAGAAATAACTCATAAATCTGATCCTGTAGCTCACAGGGCTTATAATGCATTGAAACTGCAATTACTAGGACCAGAAGACAGGAGATGGGTCTCATCGGTTATAGTTATAGGATTCAAGATACCAGCCCTGAATTGATATCATCCAACTAGATTCACAACACTTAATTGCTCTACAGGTATGCTACCATAATGCTAAGTAgcttcatatatgtgtgtgtgtgtgtgtgtgtgtgtgtgtgtgtgaggggaaaaaaaaaaagattgctgCAAACCTGGGTCTTTCCCAAGCGGGAATCTAGATCAACTTCATAATCCCTATGCTTCAAGGGTTTCCTTTGGACTGGAGGACCTTTTGCTAATCAAATAGGAGTGAGGTTCACCAGAaacagaagggaaaaaaaaaacactcaatcAGATCAGTTTACTTAAGAAAAGTATCCTACAACTCACAGTTCAATGGCTTCAAATTTCAAAAGATTTTTATATTTCATGCAGCTGCAAAGATCATGATGCAGAAAATGTAACCATAGACTTACATTTGGATTTTAGTCTGCCCTCCTCCTAAACCACAAGGCAAAATAACAAACATAAGTGGACAAAAAACACCAATCATCGATGGATCAAACCATATTTTCATTTATATGAGCAAACCTGCTCTTCCCGCTCACGAGCTCGTTCCAAGTATTCTTCTCGGTTAAATTTCCTTCTGTGAGTGTTGTCAACTCCAACGGCCTATACATACAAAAGCAACATCCAAAACAATTCTATCAGAAATCCTAGTTAAACCAACAtaatggaatgagagagagaactCTATCTAGTGAGATCTTTTCAGGAATGGAACTCACATTACTGTTTGGCTGAGCCATCACAAAGTAGTCTTGAGCCAACAACCCTTTATGCTGAATGAGCTTTAATAACGGTGGAAGTTTTCATCAATAATATGATGGTAATAATTGCTGCAAAAGT
This DNA window, taken from Magnolia sinica isolate HGM2019 chromosome 14, MsV1, whole genome shotgun sequence, encodes the following:
- the LOC131225447 gene encoding uncharacterized protein LOC131225447 — encoded protein: MAQPNSNAVGVDNTHRRKFNREEYLERAREREEQEEGRLKSKSKGPPVQRKPLKHRDYEVDLDSRLGKTQVVTPIAPLSQQAGYYCAVCECVVKDSANYLDHINGKKHQRALGMSMRVERASLQQVQDRFEILKKRKVADSFTEQDLDERILKQQQEEEERKRQRRERKKEKKKEKEAENDAEEDPDVATMMGFGGFRSSKK